Below is a window of Ciona intestinalis chromosome 5, KH, whole genome shotgun sequence DNA.
CATTCAGTGATGAacaaaaacttattttcatCATCAGATTTTGATTCACGAAACACAAATGCACCGATGTCTACTGTGGATGTCCATGATTCTGCAACAACACCCAGtgtagtaataaacaaacaaactgtagaaagtcttttatttttagccaTGTTTCATTACCTATGTATGATTTAGTATGgccttatttttgttttgttttaaatcaaatttatatattactattaAACCTTGTGTACAATAAATGTGCAActtagtataaaaaaacatttagaaaTCTATAACTAAATGTGGTTTGATGTCTGTAATgtatagatatcttatattaaccTGCATCGTTTTTGAGTGTGCTCGATTGCACCACCAAGTGGACATTTGAAGCAAAAGGAAGTTCGAGTTTGTAAGTGTGTCCAACTATTTCATCGCTGCTATCCACATAAAAACAACCTTTACTTTTAGCATGGGACCATCCCtgtaatatacatacatattaataaaataattatcatATAAAGGCAACATGAAATAATGAAcgaataacatttattttagttaaggaccgctaggttggagcaatgatCTTTGAAggtcttgcccaaaaacacacACGTCCACAGAGTGGCAGCAAAAAGCTTTAAACTAAGTACCTTTGCTCTACTACCGATAAATATGGGCCCCTTGccccctttaattagtgcatgtccgctatgtccacaacATTTACTATGTTTACTATGTCTGCTATGTCCACCATGTttgctatgtccactatgttcCCTATGTCCACCATGTGAATATAGCGGACATGCAATAATCAAAGGGACcgataaatataatgtaagtTATACCTCCATTGGTAAATTAAGTAACCAACCAAACATCTACATACTTTCAATGATTTTGGTTTTGGTGTTTTGACATCTGTAAGAGCAGGTCCTTTAACCACAATTGCATCTGTCATCTTCTGTATTATTGCTGTTCGCTTATACAAATCACTTGTGTTTTGTAACGATGCCTGTGATAGCCCTGTATAAtcaaatcaatttaaaatgataataaaggaaaaatatatatttggccAAAAATTTAATCATAACACTAAATAGTTGTCTAACTTTTTGTGGGAACAGGTTTTGCTGGTGTTTCCACTtcatcagttgttgttgttgttgttgtttttaataatttcttGTTGATAAGTTCTTTACAACGTGTTGTTGTTGATAACATTAGATCACAAAACTCATCATAATCGAGTCTTCCATCTTTATTAACATCGGCAGAATCAAGAAGTTTCTTCACTTCagattttgtcattttttctcCTCGCTGTCACATGAGACATGATCATATGATAAATTAACATAATCTTATAATTAGGAAAtcacaaatttatataaaaatatcccataatcatataaaaaaaatcacatttttgacTTAACGATCACATGAAATATCAACTAATGCATAATTATATGAAAAAacagtattattttgtatttatgtaAAAGGGATCAAACTTAAACCCAATTATAAtccagaaatataaaacaaaaaagtttagacATACTATAACAGTTGCAGATAAAAATATCTTACTGCCGTGAAAAGTCGGTAAAGTTCAGATTCAGAAATAAATCCATCACCATTGATGTCAATTTTACGAAAACCAGCAAGAAGTTGAGATTTTGATGTTGGTTTAAAATCTTTGATTATTCgacaaaaatctttaaaactaATTCCTCCAGCTGTGTAATTGATCATTATCAGTTGATTTGTAATGCATTGGCATGcaacagaaaaacatttttttacaaaactgatTTTAGAACTGATTTTGACAGTGTGCTGTCAGTTTGAATTtgcttttagtttaaattcacAGAATGCCCAGATTTTAgtaaaaatcagttttttttaggaaagCCTATAACATATGGCTATGCATATTATATGCCGAATGGAATAACAACACAACAATGTTTAAAGCTTTACAGAGATGCTGCTGagataaaaacagttttactgtgtatataataataaaatatatattcaacagttaaataaaaacaattacttgGAGAATCTGACCAGATCTTTGCAACTTGTTTTGCCGTTGGATTTCGACCAGCGTATTGTAATGCTGtaaataagtatatatatattttttgtttgagaattatgttttatactaaaaaataatcaagttATGgctttttaacataaaaagtaCACTTACATAAAATGGAGCATTAAGATTTATACCAACAATCTAACAACTtccataaacaaataaatgtagaAATGCCGAATTATGCCTTAACTTAACATATAgaacacttttatttaatcaaCAAGCAATACGGTACCTTGTGTTAGCTGTTGTCGGGTacttatattttcattcacaGTTTTTACCACGCTGATAAAAGCTCCTTTATATTCAGTTTCGTCGCCGTTTGAACGATTTCTCCCACTGTACGTTGAATTAACGCTGCTCCTTCGACTCATTCTTgatttattttgtacaaaatagttttttacaaCAATCTACATAGGGTCAAAACTACACATTGGTAAACacaaatttagtatttttaaaaatcagtgGCGTTCGTAACAACAACAGAGAAATCCTAGAAATTTTAGGCGTCAAGAATGAAAATTTAACACAAGGCTGGAGTATTCAAAGcgtcttaaaaataaataatgttcCACGTAAAAATTACACATGCACATCTgagttataatttatatattaaataagcATTTTTGCTAAATGGAAGATGTTATAAGTTACTCGGTAACACTGTTCTATGTCAGAAACACGGTAGCTAAAAAGCATTGAAGTTTGCTGCGTCACTAGAAACGCAGGTTTTTCCGAAGTAGTTTCATCATGTCCGCAGGTGTATCAGATAACGAAATATGCAACCTCGCATACGAAGGCCAAGTTGCACTTCTAACTCACAGAATCAAAGAAAATTCTCAATTTGTTAATGCCACTGATcaggtaaaataaagttttgtagTTCGCACATATCACATATTGTATGTCATGTTCGTTATTTTGTTggacattttttcaatttttggtaatataattattattattgatgTTGTagcaaattaaaatcattatataactttgttataatatgtttCAGTCTGGAAGAAATCCACTTCACTGGGCCGTATCAGCTGGGAAACGTGAAGTGGTTGATCTACTGCTTGATAATAACGCCGCAGTGAATAATACTGATGATGTGAGTTAATGTTCATAAACGTTACCACCCATGTATACAGAAATGTGTATTCATAAAACCGTTTGAACAAAAGTTTCCCATTTTATGGTAAAATACAACTGAATATTAATGTAAGCTTGATTAATGATCTAATGAATATTGATACAGAGTGGATGGAGTCCACTTCACATTGCTGCTTCCGTTGGTAACGAAGTGATCATCACAACTCTTCTTTCAAGAGGAGCAAGGACTGATGCAAGGAACAACAATCGTCAAACTCCTCTTCACTATGCAGCATCCAGGGATCGTTTAGAGGCAGCTAGAGCTCTTCTTGCTTGTGGAGCTGATCCGGATGCATCGGACAACCTCCAAGCAACTCCCATGCATCGATCTGCATCTAAAGGAAACACGAAGATGGTTCAATTACTTCTCGCTCACAGCGCAAGCTTGAACATTCAAGATTCAGAGGGAAATACCCCATTGTAAgaaattttacataaattaatttcattttttttcttgcacCAAACTGTGACCAGGGCAGTAAATTTGAGGATACAGTGTGTATTCTCTCCTACGTGGATGAAGTCCTGCAGTGTGGCACACCATATGTGGTCTAGGAATAGGGCCTGATTTAGCCCATTACCTTATCATATAGTGTGTATTCTATTTATAACCTGGTATACCTATATAGAAGCAAATTAACACAGCTTTATTATATGGCAGGCACCTTGCTTGTGATGAAGGAAGAATACCTGAAGCTCGTCTCCTTATTGAAGCTGGTGCAGATtgtagtattttaaacaaggtAACAAatcttatttataaatacatcttatatttttgatgtaaagaattttaatttgaatatgaTAATCATACTCAATCTCAAAAATGTGATAAAACAGGGGCTAGGTTGTTAAAAACTTGCCTTGTAAACGAAGTATACCTTGTTTAATGCTCATAAGTGCTGCTATTTTGGATGTGCATCATTGGGCAGTACACTTGTAGGTAATCACTAAAATTAGTTAACCGAAATTCCTAAGAAAGGAAAACACCCAGTGTCTGAAAGGAAACACCCAtggccatgttataacctaaGTTGTCCTGCTacgcaagaataaatgaatgacatTCAAAATTCATATCAGGATGAGAAGACACCGATTAGAATGGCAACAGAAACAATGAAGTCACAACTCCATCAGTTCAGAGGTGGTTGAACACATGTTGTTACTATTGTTGTTAATGTTGTTACTGTTGTTACGGCTCAACAGTTACCTGGTATTTAAATGGTTTACTAAATAATGTGACATGTTTAAATTTCTTGCCTAGATAGTTCTTGCCTTAAAActgtgtttaactttaaaaatggatACCCgtttacattgtatttttaaaatgttattgttCTTCATTTCGAATTTGTTTTCTTAGCATCATTATAAACGCAATAACTGAATTTTCATTGTTATTCTTTGTCGCCGCATATTCACAACACAATCGACCATTGTTAGCATCGCGTCATCAGATACAAAAGCGACCCTAAACAACCGATTGTTGTATTGTGacgttataacataaaatcGCTGAGAAACTGAAGACAATGGTTATCTAACGCCTAAACGAAAAAGGTCATGGCTTACATAGGACTGTGGGCGATAAGGTTATGATTTAAGACCTATGGTAGCTTTTGTGCCCTGACTGACACTCGCGTACacgttgaatgaatgtaacttactgaTTTGgctgaaaaacaacagtcgttttaaaGCGTggccattagtaaccactgggttggagcaattttcctaaaaaagtgtcttgctcaaggacacacatacgcccacaatggtagcatcgacgagctttgaacccattacgtCTGGGTTAAAGCCAGGCGCGCCATTTTGCCATGGCGCAGTTCGGAAGGCCTGTACACAGTTACGTTATTTTACATTACGAAGAGAAGTTACCACGTGACAAACAAAATTTgcaaatttagtttatttataaacgaTGACGTAATACAAATaagcaacattttaaaaatcgcATGAACTTTCACCTAAATAATACCACGTCTTACTCGACGCCGAGGtgctatatatttaacaaaataatgaaaaacttaATTTGACGATCTGTCCATTTCTCTCCGCAACCTCGCTTCCATGACGTCATCGGGGTCTTGCAACTCAGGAAAGATCGAATAATCCCCATAGAATTCTAAAACGAGAggtaatttactttaaagaagaaaaatactaaaagtgtaaaaaaataataaggtGTTTTTCCGCgcgaataaaaacaataaaaagtattttttcaatatatattttataaatagttaaTACCAAACTTGCAAACCATCTATAATATCGTGTGTCGTCTATACGTCATCACCTCTCGCCCTCCGATCCTCCTCATCTCCATCACTAAAGTTGTCTTCCCACCAAGCGTAGTTGGTGAGGTTGGGATCGCCAGCTATTTGATCATATTCGTCACAATCCTCCATTGCAAGATTCCGCATTTCGTTCTGCATGATGTCCTCCTGGTATAACGAACTGACGCATGCGTTAGTATGACGCCACGCCAACGGAATATGACGtcaagtttataaaaatgacgtcatgtatATACTTACTTGGTTTTCGACATACTGGAGCCATCAGAGTCGCCTCCACCACTCGAATATTCGATTTCATCAATATCACTGACGTCACCACCATCAATAAATATGTCATCAACGTCTGCGTCATCACCACCAGAGTCACCACCGTCATCACTTCCACTTTCTGGATATAAAGTTTGTTTGCAAGATTTTAGTAACAAGAATTTAATTTTCGTTATCGTGatgccggaaaacgacagtcgggtgttctgtttcatactcctcgcggcagcttacgagttatataCCACGTATACTTtctgggtaattgttttttttttgtttttttccatattatatgattgacagtttagacaacctattagtgaccactggattaaaGCATTTTTATGTGTCCTACCCAGCCAcacacatacgcccaaaatggtgggagcgacgagccttgaaccaagacttctgggttagaggcagccGAGTTAACCACTTTGCTATGGCACTGGGAATCCGGATAAATGTTATGATATTGGGTTTAGCAGtcatgcttttattttacgcattttgttgctaatcCATTCTCCTTATTAGCCCAATCTTcgctactatatatatcaaaaataaaataaaaattaggttactttatgttatatagtaccCGATTCTTGCGAATCTTCGCTATCCTCGACATCGCCTTCCAAGTCCATGCATTTCCAACATAGCAACGCTGACAtcactgatgacgtcatcgagtACTGAGTTTTCCTACTTTTCACGGAATTGCGCCTCAATGATCCTCGTTTCATCTTCGACATCTTCCGTGGAGGGCCGGTCGGGTAGTGGTAACTTAGTGTTTGTTCCTGATTGGATAAGTCGTTCCGTTTCAATGCACTGCGTGACGTTACTTGCACGTTTGCGTACTGAACGTTACGGACGACTGACTGCTGGGCCATGCAAAACCTGCTGTCTGCCGGTCTAGGTTCTATTGGGGAAATATAGTCAGAACTACTCCGAATATCTGTTGTAACAATTTGTGGGTAAGGCACCGACTCCAATCTACGAACAGGAATTCCTCTTCTGTCGGGAGTAACTTGAACACCATATGGTAAAATCAAGACAGGTTTATAACAAGTCGATCCGTCCGCATTTCTTACAACTAAATAATTAGCAGTCGTCGAATTGACTGTGGTTGTATTTTCTGATgtctttttaaagtaatttctTCCATCATGACCGGGATTAATTTTGTGCgaatcaacaacaacagctgATGCATTGTTTGAACCAGTAGCATTATTGAAGGTATTTCCTGATTTGGACTTTTCTGACTCATTCTCAGAGGCACATAACCGTTTGCGTGATATGTTTCGATCAGTTTTGACGAGTTTTTGATCCAACGAACCTAATCTGATTTGAATTCTTCTAATGTTGTGATCTATGGTCGCTTGAAATATCTCGTCACGTCTGTTCATCTTAGTACCGTTCTGTGATGTGATATCAGATGAATTTCGTTTATACGTAATGTCATCAATGGCAACTTATATTCACaatgataatatttatatggCGGTATTACTTCTTGACTATATAACATCAGTCGGTAACActaaatgtttgttaaaaaacaacaaagattGCCTGTATAACGATGTATAGGACTGTGGGgtataagatgggatatactATTAGGTGTTATATAGCACCTAACTCCTATATTTTCTGACAATAAGTGTTCTGAACAACTAACAATGTTATTTAGCAGTCGCCGTGCTACAGTTGtagaattctgtaaatattctttgtttaaaccaaatgGGGAGGGAAAAAAGGATAAAAGCATTTCCCGTCTTACCCAAATAAAAAGAGCAGgattttacatgttttttatataacataaattgtTAACTTAGCCTACAATTGCGTAGCctacaacataaaaacaaatacaaaacaacaattattcACAGTGCgtataaaaatattccaaatattaattaatgagTTGTAAAGAATAAATTTCACATACTTTATCATGTGCTGTCTTATCTGTGCACTTGTTCGGTGTTTTCTCGTAGATCGAGTTGGCCTTTGCTGGAACACTTTTAAAATCTGCTTGGT
It encodes the following:
- the LOC100178840 gene encoding EF-hand calcium-binding domain-containing protein 7; its protein translation is MSRRSSVNSTYSGRNRSNGDETEYKGAFISVVKTVNENISTRQQLTQALQYAGRNPTAKQVAKIWSDSPTGGISFKDFCRIIKDFKPTSKSQLLAGFRKIDINGDGFISESELYRLFTARGEKMTKSEVKKLLDSADVNKDGRLDYDEFCDLMLSTTTRCKELINKKLLKTTTTTTTDEVETPAKPVPTKRLSQASLQNTSDLYKRTAIIQKMTDAIVVKGPALTDVKTPKPKSLKGWSHAKSKGCFYVDSSDEIVGHTYKLELPFASNVHLVVQSSTLKNDAESWTSTVDIGAFVFRESKSDDENKFLFITECKDNGKNFWTGDLRSGSYVIIPFTSGCKLKSRDHNDEDLPLTRKDLNDEVKLTRPFCETLADIFELCDLDDNNKLSRDEFNWFQVRTNDEEVDDDAWKVVLENFETEEGEMTRKGFEELHLMQAQEEENDPQHEFIEMLKAVGFNGSLDLVQACPFQVEVFAKECNPSLSVASLSLPEERVMREAMFKSIESTSEVVPLKLIDELSWFVYFSDSRASSFMRNKTARAIEVNVNCSQSKNCMTSQRKDNFNLKVPAHGTVMVDHSLPAVESEKWSYHCCITKPTKTASKPTSKRPSSVASSKKESILSIFK
- the LOC100183552 gene encoding 26S proteasome non-ATPase regulatory subunit 10, with translation MSAGVSDNEICNLAYEGQVALLTHRIKENSQFVNATDQSGRNPLHWAVSAGKREVVDLLLDNNAAVNNTDDSGWSPLHIAASVGNEVIITTLLSRGARTDARNNNRQTPLHYAASRDRLEAARALLACGADPDASDNLQATPMHRSASKGNTKMVQLLLAHSASLNIQDSEGNTPLHLACDEGRIPEARLLIEAGADCSILNKDEKTPIRMATETMKSQLHQFRGG
- the LOC113474230 gene encoding uncharacterized protein LOC113474230 isoform X1, producing MTIYRSPRQRLDGRGCPHPKLTDILQSIMAGCVENQADFKSVPAKANSIYEKTPNKCTDKTAHDKNGTKMNRRDEIFQATIDHNIRRIQIRLGSLDQKLVKTDRNISRKRLCASENESEKSKSGNTFNNATGSNNASAVVVDSHKINPGHDGRNYFKKTSENTTTVNSTTANYLVVRNADGSTCYKPVLILPYGVQVTPDRRGIPVRRLESVPYPQIVTTDIRSSSDYISPIEPRPADSRFCMAQQSVVRNVQYANVQVTSRSALKRNDLSNQEQTLSYHYPTGPPRKMSKMKRGSLRRNSVKSRKTQYSMTSSVMSALLCWKCMDLEGDVEDSEDSQESESGSDDGGDSGGDDADVDDIFIDGGDVSDIDEIEYSSGGGDSDGSSMSKTNSLYQEDIMQNEMRNLAMEDCDEYDQIAGDPNLTNYAWWEDNFSDGDEEDRRAREFYGDYSIFPELQDPDDVMEARLRREMDRSSN
- the LOC113474230 gene encoding uncharacterized protein LOC113474230 isoform X2; translation: MTIYRSPRQRLDGRGCPHPKLTDILQSIMAGCVENQADFKSVPAKANSIYEKTPNKCTDKTAHDKNGTKMNRRDEIFQATIDHNIRRIQIRLGSLDQKLVKTDRNISRKRLCASENESEKSKSGNTFNNATGSNNASAVVVDSHKINPGHDGRNYFKKTSENTTTVNSTTANYLVVRNADGSTCYKPVLILPYGVQVTPDRRGIPVRRLESVPYPQIVTTDIRSSSDYISPIEPRPADSRFCMAQQSVVRNVQYANVQVTSRSALKRNDLSNQEQTLSYHYPTGPPRKMSKMKRGSLRRNSVKSRKTQYSMTSSVMSALLCWKCMDLEGDVEDSEDSQESESGSDDGGDSGGDDADVDDIFIDGGDVSDIDEIEYSSGGGDSDGSSMSKTNSLYQEDIMQNEMRNLAMEDCDEYDQIAGDPNLTNYAWWEDNFSDGDEEDRRARGDDV